One window of the Anguilla rostrata isolate EN2019 chromosome 13, ASM1855537v3, whole genome shotgun sequence genome contains the following:
- the LOC135238590 gene encoding cytochrome c oxidase assembly protein COX14 homolog: MVSGKRMADVGYRLFSGSMMLLTVYGGYLCVLRGHRYMERQKQLQLQAENQTNSD; encoded by the coding sequence ATGGTTTCGGGGAAGAGGATGGCTGACGTGGGATACAGGCTGTTCTCGGGATCCATGATGCTGCTGACGGTGTACGGCGGCTACCTGTGCGTCCTGCGCGGACATCGCTACATGGAGCGGCAGAAGCAGCTTCAGCTTCAGGCGGAGAATCAGA
- the LOC135238588 gene encoding pre-miRNA 5'-monophosphate methyltransferase has product MAAAIADCEVNDESNDPGAAPFGNFINYYSFNPPENRLSLIPRTLLQDIGYSTERSEPILVLDVGCNSGDLSVALYAHLTGHCASGDAAETGELRLLGVDLDEDLILRAEHSNPFRENVSFIPLDVTHDRDSRTQLEGYLARFGRSRFHLCACLAVTMWVHLNHGDAALLELLGRLASLSDHLLLEAQPWKCYRSAARRLRKLGRRDFDHFKTLEIRGDIAERAREHLERQCGMELLRSFGSTSWDRKLLLFGRREMRREEI; this is encoded by the exons ATGGCAGCAGCGATAGCCGACTGTGAAGTTAACGACGAAAGCAATGATCCTGGAGCAGCACCATTCGgaaattttattaattactaTTCGTTCAATCCCCCAGAGAACCGACTGAGTCTCATACCGAGAACGCTTCTTCAAGATATCGgatacagcactgagagaagCGAACCTATACTTGTGCTTGACGTGGGGTGTAATTCAGGG GATTTAAGCGTGGCTCTATATGCGCACCTGACAGGGCACTGCGCTAGTGGGGACGCAGCTGAAACCGGGGAGCTTCGCCTCCTAGGTGTCGACCTGGACGAAGATCTTATTCTCCGGGCAGAACATTCCAACCCTTTCCGGGAAAACGTCTCTTTTATTCCTCTGGATGTCACACATGATCGGGACAGTCGGACACAGCTGGAGGGTTACCTGGCGAGGTTTGGGCGCTCGCGCTTTCACCTGTGCGCGTGCCTGGCCGTCACCATGTGGGTGCATCTGAACCACGGCGACGCCGCGCTGCTGGAGCTCCTTGGCCGCCTGGCCTCCCTCAGTGACCACCTTCTCCTGGAGGCGCAGCCCTGGAAGTGCTATCGCTCTGCGGCCCGCCGTCTGCGCAAACTGGGCCGCCGCGACTTCGATCACTTCAAGACACTTGAGATCCGAGGGGACATAGCGGAACGTGCCAGAGAGCATCTGGAGAGGCAGTGCGGTATGGAACTGTTGCGCAGCTTCGGAAGCACGTCCTGGGACCGCAAACTGCTACTCTTTGGCAGACGAGAAATGAGGCGGGAAGAAATATAA